In Eucalyptus grandis isolate ANBG69807.140 chromosome 4, ASM1654582v1, whole genome shotgun sequence, the following proteins share a genomic window:
- the LOC104428139 gene encoding serine/threonine-protein kinase D6PKL2 — MASKTTSRTSPKQQTKAAGFVAVPRNDHSLSSSQNLKASKPELVNHEKSPKYLQNHSKNESAEPAEKKRSSRPDQNGSVESLISKMNLSTSLPNPEQKSYEAHSAASVENGGSRGTSVDQNKKTSEHGSMKNSSVSGKVSDGTSSLAKTSGSGKVIDRVDFVESGKSSMCRGSTSSDISDESSCSSLSSSVNKPHKANDLRWEAIQAVRSRDGVLGLSHFRLLKRLGCGDIGSVYLSELSGTKCYFAMKVMDKASLASRKKLLRAQTEREILQCLDHPFLPTLYTHFETDKFSCLVMEFCPGGDLHTLRQRQPGKYFPEQAVKFYVAEVLLALEYLHMLGIVYRDLKPENVLVRDDGHIMLSDFDLSLRCTVSPTLVKTSALDSEPLRKNPVYCVQPACIEPSCIQPSCAVTTTCFGPRLFSSKSKKDRKPKIETGNQVSPLPELIAEPTDARSMSFVGTHEYLAPEIIKGEGHGSAVDWWTFGIFLYELLFGKTPFKGSGNRATLFNVVGQPLRFPESPMVSFAARDLIRGLLVKEPQNRLAYKRGATEIKQHPFFEGVNWALIRCATPPEVPKPVDIERIPVPLTSPSEKAAVATTIPDKKGSDNYLEFDFF, encoded by the exons ATGGCCTCAAAAACTACCTCGAGAACTTCCCCTAAGCAGCAAACCAAAGCAGCCGGTTTTGTCGCAGTACCGAGGAATGATCATAGCTTATCATCTTCACAAAACCTGAAGGCAAGCAAGCCCGAGCTCgttaatcatgaaaaatcaccTAAATATCTGCAGAACCATTCGAAGAATGAGTCTGCAGAGCCTGCTGAGAAGAAAAGGTCATCTCGTCCAGATCAAAATGGCTCGGTTGAATCTCTGATCAGTAAAATGAATCTAAGCACTTCCTTGCCTAATCCAGAGCAAAAATCATACGAAGCGCATTCTGCTGCATCTGTTGAGAATGGAGGCTCAAGGGGGACCTCTGTTGATCAGAACAAGAAGACATCAGAACATGGAAGCATGAAGAATAGTTCTGTATCTGGCAAAGTTAGTGACGGCACCAGCAGCCTAGCAAAGACAAGCGGAAGTGGCAAGGTTATTGACCGTGTTGACTTTGTTGAGAGTGGGAAGAGCAGCATGTGTAGAGGGAGCACAAGCAGTGACATTAGTGATGAAAGCAGCTGCAGCAGTTTGAGTAGCAGCGTCAACAAGCCTCATAAAGCAAATGACTTGAGATGGGAAGCCATCCAAGCCGTTCGATCGAGGGATGGGGTCTTGGGTTTGAGCCATTTCAGACTGCTAAAGCGGTTAGGTTGCGGGGATATTGGCAGTGTATATCTGTCAGAGTTGAGTGGAACCAAGTGTTACTTTGCGATGAAGGTTATGGACAAGGCATCTTTAGCTAGTCGCAAAAAGTTGCTCCGAGCTCAAACGGAGAGAGAAATATTGCAGTGTCTGGACCATCCCTTCCTCCCGACTCTGTATACGCATTTTGAGACTGATAAGTTCTCATGTTTGGTCATGGAGTTTTGTCCTGGAGGAGACTTGCACACTCTTAGACAGAGGCAACCTGGGAAATATTTCCCTGAGCAGGCAGTAAA ATTTTATGTAGCTGAGGTGTTGCTGGCTCTAGAATACCTCCATATGCTTGGTATTGTTTACCGCGATCTTAAACCCGAGAATGTTCTTGTGAGGGATGATGGGCATATAATGCTATCGGACTTTGACCTTTCTCTTCGCTGCACTGTGAGTCCAACTCTTGTTAAGACATCAGCGCTCGACTCTGAACCTCTCAGAAAGAACCCTGTATATTGTGTCCAGCCAGCTTGCATTGAACCTTCTTGCATCCAGCCATCCTGTGCGGTTACCACCACGTGCTTCGGTCCTCGCCTGTTCTCCAGTAAGTCCAAGAAGGACCGGAAACCCAAAATAGAAACGGGGAACCAAGTCAGCCCATTGCCCGAGCTCATTGCTGAACCCACTGATGCCCGGTCAATGTCATTTGTTGGAACCCACGAGTACTTGGCGCCTGAAATTATTAAAGGAGAAGGTCATGGAAGTGCTGTAGATTGGTGGACCTTTGGGATATTTTTGTATGAGCTCTTGTTTGGTAAAACCCCTTTCAAAGGATCGGGAAACCGAGCCACGTTGTTCAATGTCGTGGGTCAGCCACTGCGATTTCCAGAGTCGCCTATGGTCAGTTTTGCAGCTAGAGATCTAATAAGAGGGTTGCTAGTGAAAGAACCGCAGAACAGATTGGCATATAAGCGAGGAGCGACAGAGATCAAGCAACACCCCTTCTTTGAAGGTGTGAACTGGGCGCTGATCCGCTGCGCCACACCCCCAGAGGTGCCGAAACCGGTCGACATAGAGCGAATACCAGTACCACTGACATCACCAAGCGAAAAGGCCGCTGTTGCCACCACTATCCCTGATAAGAAAGGTTCTGATAATTATCTTGAGTTCGATTTCTTTTAG